The DNA sequence AAAGTTGATTTGCTAACAGTTTGGATTGCACCACGCAAAGATGTTGTTTTGAGAAACAGTAcactgcaaaagaagagaagagaacggCAACCAGTATTGACTGACTGTCGGGCTCAGGAACTTGTGAGGGTTGGAGTGGGATAAAATGGATATACTTTGATTTGTTTCCCCCTCTATAATTGGTTTTACGACTGGATCTGGACTTTGGCATTAATGAAgattatgttaaaaaaaattaggatAGAGGTGGTAAAAATAGCTAAAATTTTTGAGAccggaggaagggaagggtgcaaaaagaagaaatttaggGTTAGAAAATTAgattgaaataagggaaatttataAGGATTTAGGAAAGTTTCAGAAGAAACTAAAAGCTGAGGTATAGAAAATAAAAGGAGCTAGCTTAAGTGGAAAGAGGATTGgtaaaataagaaggaaaatgatTTTAGTGCTATATGATTTTGTGAAAAAGGGTAAGGAATTAGAAAGAGAAATGTATTATTGGGATAAAAATAGATATGTCTATGAATTTGGAAAGCTGAGAAAGAGAATAGATAATGGATTCAACAGGAGTGGGCCTGAGGAAGTCAACGGGAAAATGAACTTGAGGAAAGGATGAATATCTGGCCTACAGTAATGGACCAGGCCTAAGCAATGATCCTCAGTATATTAATTAttgttaaatgtgaaatgttaATTGTCTTTCCCGGTGAGAGAGGGGAGTAAAAATTTGCTTctcccagtgagagggggggaaggatgaAAATTTAACGAAATtgtaaagtgcttaaaattgttaaaattaattttaaaaattgggggggggaagaatctgGAGGATCTTGTCCTGCCTAAACACCTGTAGGAACAACCCagatgatcccccccccccagagtaacTTCTACCAAGCTATACAAAGCTAATTTGCACAGGCATAGGATGAGAATAGTGTAGCTTTCTAAGCAAATCCCATTTTTCTTCCTGTGCAGGTGAAGCAAAAACACAGTCAGTCTCAAAGAGCTGTGCATCCTCAAGTGTCTGCAACAGCCCCCCAACGTACATGAATTTTGGGCAGGGGAAGTACATTCGGTCCCACATCACCTGTTGCGCGGGAGATGCTTGCAGGACAGTATCTCCTCAACGTAAGTATCCATGAGTTGCCAGTGATCATACAACTTGGAAAGATCTTCTGTCCCTTTTAAACAGATGTGGGGAACTGGACGTGACCAGTGGGCCATATTCTTATCTCCCCTACCCTGCTGTGGGccaaataattataaataattatGGCCAGACTCATGGTGTAGTCCACAGGGGCATCCCTGGGGCAAGTTATCAGTGCCCACGTAGCCCAGTGGTGTagtgcagggatggggggggggttgtggcccCAGgcacattttggggagggggtgtgacCTATGCTCCTATGTTGTCTGGAGATGTATCTCAGAAGTAGAGCAATTGCTTTGGATGCAAAAGATTCCAGGTTTGATCTCTGACATTTCCAGTTAGGTTTGGGAAAGTCTCCTGTCTCAAACCCTGGATAGCCACTGATTGGCAATATAGACATTAtgaagctagatggaccaatggcccgaTTCAGTTTAACATAGCTTCCTATGGTCTTCCATGTTTATGTGTTATGTTGGTGGGAAAACAAGCAGCTAATAAAACTCTTTTAAAATTCACGATATGTCTGCACAGGGCTGCACCATCAGAAATTTGGAAGCCATATTCagtacttttgtttttaaattgatttttattaagttttcaaagattttaacaAATCGACATCCCATTCTCCCCTCCCTGGTTTGTTCCTATTCTTGGTTGCTGCCTTATACTTGTTACCAACCCACCTAATACCATCTTaccattttttgttttattttttccgcCACTCATATATCAAATCTTGCTTGTGACTTCATATCACTATAATACTTCatcagatctcccccccccccaaggcctccAGTTTTCCATAGAAAGTTCATCATTTTTATCTCTTCGTTTTATGGTCACCATAGTCAGTACTTAGTGATGTTTTCCGAATGTCTTCATGGGCAGCCCCATATGTTTGTAACTTCCCATGTTTGTAACTTCCTACATTCGTAACTTTAAAATCCAGCAAGAAAATTAGATGTGAGAATTGGAAGTATCCACACATGTGTGCTGCCTCTAGTGGGGAAAGGAGGTAGTAGCTGAATTGTGTCAGCTGCCAACTTTGCTTTGCCTAACCAGCTGACCGTTTACCATTTCCCTCTCTATATGGTTTCAGTGCCACCAGCATTAAACAAACCTAATGGCAAACAATGCCCAGGCTGCTATTCTTTCTTACCTGGTGGTTGTGAAACAGAGACCGTGGATTGCATTGGAACTGAGGACTACTGCCTTGAAATGGAGGAGAAAGTCACATATGGTAATTCTGAATTGCAGGTCTGCGAGTGGAGATTAGCTGGAGTCCCTGGTCAAACTGCTTCAATGGTTACCTGCTAGTTCTGTCTGTaaagcataagactcttaatctcggggttgtgggtttgagccccatgttgggcaaaatattcctgcattgcaggggatgacccttgtggtctcttccaactctacgattctaagtcAATTATTTGAGGTCAGCTACAAAAAGCAACAAACGCCCCTTCATCAGATGCCCAATGTGTTATCTTTCGTTGCAACTACACacattggagggggtggggaatacaaACAGTGAAGTCAAAAGGAAAGACAATGACCTTATTAAAAGTGACCATGAAACAGACATGGAGTGGAAATAGTTCATCTGCTCATCCCAAATTTCTGGGCAGGAATCGGGATCTTGTGTACCTCCTGGTGTTAAGAACATATAAGAATAGgcactgctgaatcaggccaaatgcccatctactccagcatcctgttctcagagtagccaaccagatgcctatgggaagcccacaagagggACATGAGCAGAACAGcattctccctgcttgtgattccaaGCAAGCAGTTTTCAAAGccttactgcctccaacagtggaggtagaacatagcctttGTGGCTAGTCACCGTatatagccttgtcctccatgaatttgtctaatcctcttttaaagccatcaaatttGTTGGCCATCACATcctcttgtgggaacaaattccatagtttaactaagcacagtactttttttttttggccacaaGGTTGGACCacacttcccaccatccctgaccattggccatgttggttggggctaaCGAAAGTTggggtccagcaacacctggagggccacagaatcTCAGATCCTGGGCTGGTGTTTTCTATCCTTTCATCCCTTGGTTGGTTTAGGATAAATTTCCTTGTATATTCAGTCTACTGGGTTTTGAACAAGGCTTCCATTGACATGGATAGGAAATAGCTACCATTGTGAGGCCATATTACTTCTCTATCCCTCTTTCTCTCCCGCTCTCTGTTTAGCTCTTTCTCCTGACCCTGAACTTTTTGTTTCCGGGTAAATTCACCTTCCACGTCATCATGAATGGCTGTGCTTCCCAACCCGCCTGTGCTGCGAAAGTGGGCAAATCGGCTACTGCAGGGGTTTATTCTGATATTACGAAAGCTGAGTGCACACCAGCTCCCATTTCAGCTTGAATGACTTCCTCATCAGCCACCTGACTTCCTCCTCACTATTGATTCTTATTAGAGATTGTGTTATATTCTTCCCGTACTAGGTGGCAAGGATGTCGTGCCTTCGGCACATGTAAAGATTTTTATAGATGTATTTAGATTGTATGTGTTGTATTGTGTTGGTCAGTGCAGCCCCACCTACTGGCCAGAAAGAATATTGCAAcggatggcagttgctggcagaggtgtatgaggggagggaggttccatttggtgagagagcctgagGTATTTCTGTTACATGTTTTCCATCTGTGGAATTGCATCGTTGTTTTATCCAATACTTGTCCAATACGAATTAGaacaataaatattaattatcCGGACATCGGTCTTAAATGATCTGGAATAGACTTGAAGAGTGTTACAGTTCAATAGAAGCTATAGAGAGTGTACTATTTAAAAGACTTGATAGCATTCCTAAGATACCTGCTAAAGCATACCAGAAACTCAGAGAATTGAGCGATTTACTAATGGAATTTCAAGTAGCTAAATCTGAAGGAGACTTATCTGGGCTTGCATTTTTCGACACAGCCAGAGGTGTCAACCCCATTGTAGAAAAGCTACCTTACAACCTGCAAGAGCAATGGATTGCACATGGTTCTAAATTCAAGAGAAAACACAACGTTCCATAccctcctttttctgttttcatggATTTTGTGAACCAGCAAGCTAAGATGAGAGATGATCGCAGTTTTGATTTTTTGCTGTCATGGGTTATTCCCCACGGACTTAGCAAGCACCCAATAACAGTACACAAAACTAACATGAACCCTCCAGATTCTCTTTTCAGGTCTGCCAACTCTTCTCTCATGGAGGCAAGAATTAAGGATCCTGGTAAACAGTGTCCCCTACACCACAAGCCTCACCCTCTGCAGAATTGTAGAACCTTCAGAGAGAAGCCTTTAGAAGAACGCAAGGCCTTCCTGAAGCAGAACAACATTTGCTACAAGTGCTGCTCAGCCTTTCGCTTCACTAAGGATTGCAAGGTCAGTGTGCAATGTCTTTAATCAAAGACAAGAGGGTTTACCTGCATGTCAAGCTGCACACGTCACCCGATACTGTAGTGAGGACAGAACAAAGGATATTGCTtctaagaagataagaagagccccACTGAATTAGAACAAAAGCCTAGGGAGATGCCACAAGTTGTTCCCTCTGTGTTTGCAATCTTCTCTAACGTAATTTCCTCCCAACGAAGACATTGACTGCTGCTTTGTGATGACCAATAAAAGCAAGTTAAAGAGCAATGCAAGATAATTTCTCTCTCTGTACACCTCAGTCAGTTTTATATAGGGAAGTCCATTTCCGACCAGCTGCACGGATATTCCTCATGGCCTTTTTTATTACAGTGATGTACCTTCTTGGTTGGCTTTGGGTAGTACAACCTAAGGCATTGACTATCATTTAACACAAACTATAGCTTCATAgaggcagtggcataggaagccgcttgggcacccggagcggcaagcACAACTtgcacccgggggtggggtgtcattATGTAGAGCGCATGTGCAGCGTCATGACGTACGATGCATGTGTTGCTACATAGTAAcactgcgcatgcgcgctacgtaGTGGGTTGCTGGCAGCGGTGCCGGCAAGCCGCAAGCAAGCCGCGGAACGAGGCTTTTTACTGGATGGTGGGGCAACGCTGTAGGCTTGGGGGCACGCTCAGTGTCACCCCCAGGGTGTcacccagggcggcccaccccatcacacccccttgctccacccctgcataGGGGTCCCTTGAAAGTGGACTGTCTGCACCAATCAGCTGATGGACACTGATAATGAGCCCT is a window from the Lacerta agilis isolate rLacAgi1 chromosome 8, rLacAgi1.pri, whole genome shotgun sequence genome containing:
- the LOC117051659 gene encoding phospholipase A2 inhibitor and Ly6/PLAUR domain-containing protein-like, coding for MQALLGFLLFSVLIQTGTSLECEVCSGLGSSCASRMKNCDAGQDTCVIAYTETSLGEAKTQSVSKSCASSSVCNSPPTYMNFGQGKYIRSHITCCAGDACRTVSPQLPPALNKPNGKQCPGCYSFLPGGCETETVDCIGTEDYCLEMEEKVTYGKFTFHVIMNGCASQPACAAKVGKSATAGVYSDITKAECTPAPISA